Proteins encoded within one genomic window of Granulicella pectinivorans:
- a CDS encoding glycosyltransferase family 87 protein, with amino-acid sequence MVSHSVSGSASAPIKRITGFAIVIAGWLVCLFLTSHIRQFPHFGMDYLSIYSSSRCLLDGCNPYHGDETRAAFLAHGGTQAEAEANDLAHKGVFAPYYAGYPPTSLFYFMPLAALPWQLSWHVWMVLSLTLYGLTALLFAGLCSDYSPLAANLCLACFLAMHIYGVFLLQPTYLIAALCCLGIWSLLQGRFVPAGILCYALSLALKPHLGAFALLYFLLASPVSRKRALQVVGVTILLCVPAVVWAANHDGTRHWTQDYSINVKGVASRGHLSDPGPTGNGEPSQIADLQTIVSIFRNDPAFYNPVVWGFSLVLLGAWLYPALRLAPNREKDLLCLAAIVTFSLLPIYHRVYDSTILLAAFPAIALMLKKAPRWGVVGACLSLMLALAISPNYFKYVVPVLRRLFGAASGGNAFMGLAERPLAMSLLALTVFFLVALYRIPQQLSLASGAAPEA; translated from the coding sequence ATGGTCTCTCATTCTGTCTCCGGTTCCGCGAGCGCTCCGATAAAGCGCATCACGGGTTTTGCGATCGTGATCGCGGGATGGCTCGTCTGTCTTTTTCTGACCTCGCACATCCGTCAATTCCCGCACTTCGGCATGGACTATCTTTCGATCTACAGCAGCAGCCGATGCCTTCTGGATGGATGCAATCCCTATCACGGCGACGAGACCCGGGCCGCGTTCCTCGCACATGGCGGGACCCAGGCTGAAGCGGAAGCGAACGATCTGGCGCACAAGGGCGTGTTCGCGCCGTACTATGCCGGCTATCCTCCGACCTCATTGTTCTACTTCATGCCGCTGGCAGCTCTTCCATGGCAGCTCTCGTGGCATGTATGGATGGTGCTGTCCCTGACGCTTTACGGGCTGACAGCTCTGTTGTTCGCCGGGCTTTGTTCGGACTACTCGCCTCTTGCGGCGAACTTGTGCCTGGCGTGCTTCCTCGCGATGCATATCTACGGGGTCTTTCTCTTGCAGCCGACCTACCTGATCGCCGCGCTGTGCTGCCTGGGGATCTGGTCGCTGTTGCAGGGGCGGTTCGTTCCGGCAGGAATCCTCTGCTATGCCCTTTCGCTCGCTCTCAAGCCGCATCTCGGGGCCTTCGCGCTGCTGTACTTCCTGCTGGCGTCCCCTGTCTCTCGCAAGCGGGCCCTTCAGGTCGTGGGCGTGACGATTCTGCTTTGCGTTCCCGCCGTGGTGTGGGCGGCCAACCACGATGGAACACGGCACTGGACACAGGATTACAGCATCAACGTCAAGGGCGTGGCGTCACGCGGTCATTTGAGCGATCCAGGGCCGACCGGCAACGGCGAGCCGAGCCAGATCGCCGATCTGCAGACGATCGTCAGCATCTTTCGCAACGATCCTGCGTTCTACAACCCGGTGGTCTGGGGCTTCAGCCTGGTGCTTCTGGGGGCTTGGCTGTATCCGGCGCTGCGTTTGGCTCCGAACCGGGAGAAGGACTTGCTTTGCCTCGCCGCTATTGTCACCTTCAGCCTTCTGCCCATCTACCACCGGGTGTACGACTCGACGATTCTTCTGGCCGCCTTCCCGGCGATCGCTCTCATGCTCAAGAAAGCACCGCGATGGGGTGTTGTGGGTGCCTGCCTGAGTCTCATGCTCGCCCTGGCCATCTCGCCGAACTATTTCAAGTACGTGGTGCCTGTGCTCCGGAGGTTGTTTGGAGCTGCTTCAGGCGGCAATGCGTTCATGGGCCTGGCGGAGCGGCCGCTTGCGATGTCATTGCTGGCTCTGACGGTCTTCTTCCTGGTCGCGCTTTACAGGATTCCGCAACAGCTCTCCCTGGCGAGCGGGGCGGCGCCTGAGGCGTGA
- a CDS encoding RidA family protein, with amino-acid sequence MSNKTAIATPDAPAAIGPYSQAIRIGDLLFTSGQIGLDPKTGEVVAGGIEEQTVRVLENLKAVLAEAGLGLENVIKTTVFLQSMSDFAAMNAIYATYLAPEGVVPPARSTVAVAGLPKGVLVEIECIAK; translated from the coding sequence ATGTCGAACAAGACCGCAATCGCCACCCCCGACGCCCCAGCCGCCATCGGCCCCTACTCGCAGGCCATCCGCATCGGCGACCTGCTCTTCACCTCCGGTCAAATCGGACTCGACCCAAAAACGGGCGAAGTCGTCGCCGGCGGCATCGAAGAGCAGACCGTACGAGTCCTCGAAAACCTCAAGGCCGTCCTCGCCGAAGCGGGACTCGGCCTCGAGAACGTCATCAAAACCACCGTCTTTCTCCAGAGCATGAGCGACTTCGCCGCTATGAACGCGATCTACGCCACCTACCTCGCTCCCGAGGGTGTCGTCCCCCCGGCCCGTTCCACCGTCGCCGTCGCCGGCCTGCCAAAAGGTGTGCTGGTCGAGATCGAGTGCATCGCCAAGTAA
- a CDS encoding periplasmic heavy metal sensor has translation MFGHLRFRCLTLAAAMVASASLAAAQGGHGGGGGMGRGPFGGGGNIPLSQNLRSVPPPSSRGDIGSTMRGGLQLGPPGRWWDDKQFARSLGLDTGQQHRMDDAFNASKPTLVKLYKTLQHEESQLEKLTKGKNPDETQIFQQIDRVTQAKGEVEKAYAHMELAIRKEMTDDQIARLDDRRVLE, from the coding sequence ATGTTTGGCCACCTTCGTTTTCGATGCCTGACGCTGGCGGCAGCGATGGTCGCGAGCGCGTCGCTGGCTGCCGCGCAGGGCGGGCATGGCGGCGGCGGGGGCATGGGGAGGGGACCGTTTGGCGGAGGGGGAAATATTCCGCTATCGCAGAATCTGCGGTCGGTACCGCCTCCTTCGAGCCGCGGGGATATCGGCAGCACGATGAGGGGCGGGCTGCAGCTGGGGCCTCCGGGTCGCTGGTGGGATGACAAGCAGTTTGCGCGGTCGCTGGGTCTGGATACAGGGCAGCAGCACCGGATGGACGACGCCTTCAATGCGAGCAAACCGACGCTGGTGAAGCTGTACAAGACGCTGCAGCACGAGGAATCGCAACTGGAGAAGCTAACGAAGGGTAAAAACCCGGACGAGACGCAGATCTTCCAGCAGATCGACCGGGTGACGCAGGCCAAGGGCGAGGTCGAAAAGGCGTACGCGCATATGGAGCTCGCGATCCGCAAAGAGATGACGGACGACCAGATTGCGCGGCTGGATGACCGTCGGGTGCTGGAGTAA
- a CDS encoding RNA polymerase sigma factor, giving the protein MNITHTIPAYGIPAPEGTAGDQATTAIRSQGVLELQDIDVLVKNYRARILRFVTFSTGDPDLAETLTQDCLLKAWNARASFRAECSLNTWLTSIALNLVRDHQRTQKFKFWKQAKATAVDVSDVASFVATDETSADKRLIAREQVGRLSGILETLSMNQRTAFLMKFSDDMNLEEISKAMNMPVNTVKTHLHRALKAVRTQLGAKP; this is encoded by the coding sequence ATGAATATTACCCACACCATCCCCGCGTACGGCATCCCTGCTCCGGAAGGAACCGCTGGCGATCAGGCCACGACAGCCATCCGGAGCCAGGGAGTTCTCGAGTTGCAGGACATCGACGTGCTGGTGAAGAACTACCGGGCGCGGATCCTGCGCTTTGTGACGTTTTCTACGGGCGATCCCGATTTGGCGGAGACGCTGACGCAGGACTGCCTGTTGAAGGCATGGAACGCCCGGGCGAGCTTTCGCGCCGAGTGCAGCTTGAACACGTGGCTAACGAGCATTGCGCTGAACCTGGTGCGGGATCACCAGAGGACGCAGAAGTTCAAGTTCTGGAAGCAGGCGAAGGCGACGGCGGTGGATGTGAGCGACGTCGCGTCGTTTGTGGCGACCGATGAGACGAGCGCGGACAAGCGTTTGATCGCGCGGGAGCAGGTCGGGCGGCTGTCGGGCATTCTCGAGACGCTGTCCATGAATCAACGCACGGCTTTCCTGATGAAGTTCTCCGATGACATGAATTTGGAGGAGATTTCGAAGGCCATGAACATGCCGGTGAATACGGTCAAGACTCATCTGCACCGCGCTCTGAAGGCGGTGCGGACTCAACTGGGAGCCAAGCCATGA
- the msrB gene encoding peptide-methionine (R)-S-oxide reductase MsrB, which translates to MPETIKKVEKTDAEWREILTPDQYYILREKGTERAFTGALVNNHDDGIYRCGACGAELFPSGTKFESGSGWPSFWDPINPGAITLHEDKSYGMRRVEATCTACGGHLGHVFPDGPAPTGQRYCINSASLAFEKKAE; encoded by the coding sequence ATGCCTGAGACGATCAAGAAAGTCGAAAAGACGGACGCGGAGTGGCGCGAGATCCTCACCCCCGACCAGTACTACATCCTGCGCGAGAAGGGCACCGAGCGCGCCTTCACCGGAGCCCTCGTCAACAACCACGACGACGGCATCTACCGCTGCGGAGCCTGCGGTGCTGAGCTCTTCCCCTCTGGAACGAAGTTCGAGTCCGGCAGCGGCTGGCCCAGCTTCTGGGATCCCATCAACCCCGGAGCGATCACCCTCCACGAGGACAAGAGCTACGGGATGCGCCGCGTCGAAGCCACCTGTACCGCCTGCGGTGGCCACCTCGGTCACGTCTTCCCCGACGGCCCCGCTCCCACCGGCCAGCGCTATTGCATCAACAGCGCCTCGCTGGCGTTTGAAAAGAAGGCCGAATAA
- a CDS encoding porin family protein, protein MKRFFALFVLAAGCRMGLGQASPTATRLADLQLGGSYSYANPDYGSVNLNGYGLYGDLDLRYHLGIEIDFHQLSGIDPILYERTYEIGPRFSYPIRDRFVPYVKGMYGRGVFNFPGYASNGSGSVQEVAVANLAYNIYTAGGGLDIKVLPGMNVRVADIEYQRWGAFPPKAIMPVVFSFGVAYHFHGGDRYGR, encoded by the coding sequence GTGAAGAGATTTTTCGCTTTGTTTGTGCTTGCCGCCGGTTGCAGGATGGGCCTGGGGCAGGCGTCGCCAACCGCAACGCGTCTTGCCGATTTGCAGCTTGGAGGGTCGTACTCCTATGCCAACCCAGACTATGGATCGGTGAATCTAAACGGTTACGGTTTGTATGGGGACCTAGATTTGCGGTATCACCTTGGGATCGAGATCGATTTTCACCAGCTTTCCGGGATCGATCCGATTCTGTATGAACGGACGTACGAGATCGGGCCGCGATTCAGCTATCCGATTCGCGATCGTTTCGTCCCGTATGTCAAGGGTATGTATGGACGCGGGGTCTTCAACTTTCCCGGGTATGCGTCGAACGGATCGGGCAGCGTGCAGGAGGTAGCGGTGGCGAATCTGGCGTACAACATCTATACAGCAGGTGGCGGACTGGATATCAAGGTCCTGCCGGGTATGAATGTGCGTGTGGCCGACATCGAATACCAGCGTTGGGGAGCGTTTCCCCCGAAGGCGATTATGCCGGTGGTCTTCTCGTTCGGCGTGGCATACCACTTTCATGGAGGCGACCGGTACGGCCGATGA